From one Cyanobacteriota bacterium genomic stretch:
- a CDS encoding LytR family transcriptional regulator gives MATRRNPYQPGPQPGYRQLRGKKVRKKPRRSGVIRWIGLVLSLTGVAMISAMAGALLAFSFNSTPLMQRPLSQSERDAFAQDAISTQGAFQLPKLTRPVNILVLGVKVLISDLKEPP, from the coding sequence GTGGCAACTCGAAGAAACCCCTATCAACCAGGCCCTCAACCAGGCTATCGACAGCTACGGGGCAAAAAGGTGCGGAAGAAACCACGCCGCTCAGGCGTCATCCGTTGGATTGGATTGGTGCTGTCGTTGACAGGTGTGGCGATGATCTCAGCTATGGCCGGGGCACTGTTAGCGTTTTCCTTCAACTCAACGCCGCTGATGCAGCGACCCTTGAGCCAATCTGAGCGGGATGCCTTTGCTCAAGATGCTATTTCTACCCAGGGGGCTTTTCAGTTACCCAAACTGACGCGCCCAGTCAATATTTTGGTATTGGGGGTGAAAGTGCTAATTAGTGACTTGAAAGAGCCACC
- a CDS encoding pseudouridine synthase codes for MTHRYLLFHKPYGVLSQFTDQAGRSTLKDYIAVPDVYPVGRLDYDSEGLMLLTSDGRLQHALGDRQYYHPRTYWAQVEHIPTEVALDQLRRGVTIQGYQTRPAKARLLAEEPPLPARNPPVRFRKTVPTAWLELTLTEGRNRQVRRMTAAVGHPTLRLVRVAIAHLQLANLPQGQWRDLTPEELASLPTARNRRCLDRMFKQT; via the coding sequence GTGACTCATCGCTATCTCCTATTCCACAAGCCCTATGGCGTGTTAAGTCAGTTCACTGACCAGGCTGGCCGCTCCACGCTGAAAGACTATATCGCTGTACCAGATGTCTATCCGGTTGGACGGTTAGACTACGACAGTGAAGGGTTAATGCTGCTGACAAGTGATGGTCGGTTGCAACATGCCTTGGGCGATCGGCAATACTACCATCCCCGTACCTATTGGGCGCAAGTAGAGCACATCCCTACAGAAGTTGCCCTTGACCAGTTACGTCGGGGTGTTACTATTCAAGGCTACCAAACTCGCCCGGCTAAGGCACGCCTGCTAGCCGAGGAGCCACCTTTGCCAGCTCGCAACCCTCCTGTTCGCTTTCGGAAAACAGTGCCTACTGCCTGGTTAGAGTTGACTTTGACAGAAGGACGAAACCGCCAAGTCCGGCGCATGACAGCGGCTGTGGGTCACCCTACCCTACGGCTTGTCCGGGTGGCGATCGCCCATCTCCAGCTTGCCAATCTCCCTCAAGGTCAATGGCGCGACCTAACTCCTGAAGAATTGGCCTCCCTACCCACTGCCCGAAATCGTAGATGTCTTGATAGGATGTTTAAACAAACCTGA